AGAGGCGCTCACCTCCAGCCATGGCACAGAAAGAAAATGCGCCAGCCCGCCTCCCGGCAAGGCCATGCACGGGCAGGCAGGCAGCAATGGAGCGCGCTCTGCGGCATCAGGCCACAGGCCTTTGGAGGCGGTGATAAAATCGGCAGAGGTATGCCCCTTGCGGGGCACAACCACAAAGTGACAAAGCTGTGGTAAATCCAGCCCCTTGTACCATGTGGAGAGCATGGCGAAATCCGGGCTGCCCAGAATAAAATACAGTTCTGTATCCGGCTCTGCTTCACGATAGGCGCAAAGCGTATCCCACGTATACGACGGCCCCTGGCGCTGAGCCTCCATCCGGTTGCAGCGCAGCCAGGGCAACCCCTGAACGCAGGCCTCCACCATGTCGGCTCGCAGGTTAAAGGGCAACATGCTGCGCTGCACTTTGTGCGGCGGCACGGCGCAAGGCACCATATCCACGCCTTGCACAAGGTCGCCCAACGCCTCGCGGGCCTCAATGGCCAGCCGCAGGTGTCCCACATGGGGCGGGTTAAAACTGCCGCCAAGAATGGCCCGGCCCGGCGGGAGGGACGCCGATTCCGTCATCTATCCACGCACCTGACCCTGGCCAAGCACCACAAATTTGGTGGTGGTCAGTTCGTCCACACCCATGGGACCGTAGGCATGCAGCTTTGAGGTAGAAATGCCGATCTCCGCGCCGAGGCCAAGCTGTCCGCCGTCATTGAAGCGGCTGGAAGCGTTGACCGCCACCATGGAAGCATCCGCCTCGCGCAAAAAACGCATGGCATGCTCGTGGTTGTTGGTACAGATGATTTCCGTGTGGTTTGAGCCGTAGCGGGCAATGTGATCCAGCGCGGCATCCATGCTTTCCACCACGCAAACGGCAAGCACCAGGGCATGAAATTCCTGCCCAAGATCATCGGGCTGCTGGGCAACGGCAGTTGCGCCAAGCAGGGGCAGTGATTGCGGGCATGCGCGAAATTCCACCCCGGCAGCGCCAAGCTTTGCCGCCACCTTGGGCAGAAAATCCTTGGCCACGTCACGGTGCACCAGCAGGCATTCCAGCGCATTGCACACGCCGGGGCGCTGCACCTTGCTGTTAAAAACAATCTCTGCGGCTGCATCCAGATCGGCATCCACATCAATATACGCGTGGCACACGCCCTTGAAGTGCTTGAGCACGGGCATGGTGGCAGCCTCGGTCACGGCGCGCACAAGGCCCTCGCCGCCGCGCGGGATGATAACATCAATATAGCTGTCGAGCTTGCACAGAGCGTTGACGGCTTCGTGTCCGGGTATGGACACAAGCTGGGCCGCATCGGCGGGCAATCCCGCCTGGGCCAGCGCATCGCACAGGGCCTTGGCAAGCGCGATGTTGGAGCGCAAAGCCTCGCTGCCGCCGCGCAGAATAACCGCGTTGCCCGCCTTGATGCACAAAATGGCGGCGTCGATGGTCACATTGGGGCGCGCCTCGTAGATCATGGCGATCACGCCCAACGGCACGCGCATACGGCCCACAAGCAGACCGTTGGGCCGCTGCCACTGGCGCTCCGTAGCGCCCACAGGGTCTGGCAGATTGGCCACGTGGCGGCAGGCTGCGCGCATTTCATCCATGATGGCAGGGGTAAGCGTCAAGCGGTCAAGGCGGGGGACATCCTGCCCGGCGGCACGGGCCGCAGCAAGGTCTTCCGCATTGGCGGCCAGAATCTCGGCCTCCCGATCCTGCAGCAGTTGCGCCAGCCCCAGCAGGGCTTGCGTTTTGGCATCGGGGTGGGCCTTGGCTATGGCCCTGGCCGCTTCCTTTGCCTGCGCGCCGAGGCGCGACATTTCTTCTGCAGGCGTCATGTATACTCCTTATTGTATTGGCCGGGGCCGCGCAGGCCGCCTGACCAGAGGATATTTGTTTTGACAGAGGGGCTGATTCTGGCCTAAGAAAAAAGCTTCCGTCCAGCTCCGCCGATCATGGAACGCGCAGGGCAAACGCGCGGAAAAACTACGGCGGTTCCGCCTCCCTAAGGAGTTTTGATACATGAATCCGCAAAAGAATCAAGGCGCAGAGGATTCCCCCCTGTTGCGCGACCTTCAGGCAGAAGTCAGCTCCGAAAGCGCCCCCATGCTCCAGTTCATGCTGCGTCACGCTGGCACCATAGCCAGCATTGTGGTGCTGTTTGTGCTGGTTCTGGCGGGTACCGGCATCTGGCGCTGGTACAGCACATCCAAAAACGATGAAGCGCGGCAGTCACTTGCGCGCATTGTTCTGCAAACCAGTGGCCCCGCGCAGGTCAAGGAACTTGCCGCCCTGGCGGAAAAAGCCCCCTCTGACGTGAAGTTTTCCGCCTATCTGGCCTTGGGCCAAAGCGCCATGAGCAACGGCGATAACGCCACTGCCGCGGATGCCTTTGCCAAAGCCGCCAAGGAAAGCGAAGGCCCCCTTGCGCTGATTGCCGGCATGAACGAGGCCGGAGCCATGCTCAAGGCCGGAAAATACGCCGATGCCCTTGCCCTGCTGCAAAAGCTGCAAGCCGCGCTGCCGGGTGAAGTTACCGCTCCCCAGCTTAAGCAGATGATGGCCGAAGCCGCCGTTGCCGCCGGGCAGACAGAACAGGCCGCCCGCATCTACCTTGCCCTCTCGCGCGAGGCGCAGGGCCTCAACAGCGAATATTTCCGCGCCCGCGCAACCACGCTGGCTCCCAAAATTGTTGAAGAAGAAGCCGCCCAGACTGCGGCCCCGGCAGCGCCAGACGGCGCTGGGGAAAAATCTTCCGGCAAAGCCCAGTAAATATCTCTTCGCAAGCCCGCGCATGTGCAAACAGCGCGGGCTTGCGTCATTGTAGGCGGGGCCGCATGGGCCGCGCCATTTTGCATCCAGTTGCGGTTCAGGCGATATGCCTGAGCCTGGAGGGAACATGAGCAATCATCCGCTGTTGCAGGGCGCTCGCGGCGAGCGGCACCTGCTGTTGGGAAACGAAGCCATTGTGCGCGGCGCGCTTGAAGCGGGTGTGCATATGGTCAGTTGTTACCCGGGCACTCCTTCTTCGGAAGTGCCGGACACGTTCCACCGCCTAGGCGGCGAAGGCCGCTACCGGCTGGAATATTCCGTCAACGAGAAGGTGGCTATGGAAGTGGCCGCCGGTGCCGCCCTTGGCGGCGCCATGAGCCTCGTGACCATGAAGCACGTGGGCGTCAACGTGGCCGCAGACCCGCTGTTCACCTCCGTTTACACGGGCCTGCCCGGCGGCATGGTCTTGCTGACGGCTGACGACCCCGGTTGCCACTCAAGCCAGAACGAACAGGACAACCGCACTTATGCACGCTTTGCCCTGCTGCCCTGTTTTGAGCCTGCCTCCGCGCAGGAAGCCAAGGACATGACCCGCGAGGCCTTTCGTCTTGCCCGCGAGCTGCAACAGCCCGTGATGCTGCGCACCACCACCCGCGTCAGCCACATGCGCGGCGCTGTGGATTTTGACGATCTGCCCGCCACACAGCCCAAGGTTGAGTTCAAGCGCGACCCGAGCCGTTTTGTGCCGGTTCCCGCTGTGGCCCGCAAGCGCCATCTGGCGTTGGAGGGCATCATTGAAAAAGCCCGCCAGTTTGCGGAATCCAGCCGCTTCAATACGGTGCATGAACCCCAGACGCCCACGCGCCTCGGCATCATTACCAGCGGCGTGGCCCGCAACTATCTGGCCGATGCCCTTTCGGCTGGCGGCTGGGGAGACCGTGTGCGTGT
Above is a window of Desulfovibrio sp. DNA encoding:
- a CDS encoding tetratricopeptide repeat protein, translating into MNPQKNQGAEDSPLLRDLQAEVSSESAPMLQFMLRHAGTIASIVVLFVLVLAGTGIWRWYSTSKNDEARQSLARIVLQTSGPAQVKELAALAEKAPSDVKFSAYLALGQSAMSNGDNATAADAFAKAAKESEGPLALIAGMNEAGAMLKAGKYADALALLQKLQAALPGEVTAPQLKQMMAEAAVAAGQTEQAARIYLALSREAQGLNSEYFRARATTLAPKIVEEEAAQTAAPAAPDGAGEKSSGKAQ
- a CDS encoding glutamate-5-semialdehyde dehydrogenase, with the translated sequence MTPAEEMSRLGAQAKEAARAIAKAHPDAKTQALLGLAQLLQDREAEILAANAEDLAAARAAGQDVPRLDRLTLTPAIMDEMRAACRHVANLPDPVGATERQWQRPNGLLVGRMRVPLGVIAMIYEARPNVTIDAAILCIKAGNAVILRGGSEALRSNIALAKALCDALAQAGLPADAAQLVSIPGHEAVNALCKLDSYIDVIIPRGGEGLVRAVTEAATMPVLKHFKGVCHAYIDVDADLDAAAEIVFNSKVQRPGVCNALECLLVHRDVAKDFLPKVAAKLGAAGVEFRACPQSLPLLGATAVAQQPDDLGQEFHALVLAVCVVESMDAALDHIARYGSNHTEIICTNNHEHAMRFLREADASMVAVNASSRFNDGGQLGLGAEIGISTSKLHAYGPMGVDELTTTKFVVLGQGQVRG
- the nadD gene encoding nicotinate (nicotinamide) nucleotide adenylyltransferase, which gives rise to MTESASLPPGRAILGGSFNPPHVGHLRLAIEAREALGDLVQGVDMVPCAVPPHKVQRSMLPFNLRADMVEACVQGLPWLRCNRMEAQRQGPSYTWDTLCAYREAEPDTELYFILGSPDFAMLSTWYKGLDLPQLCHFVVVPRKGHTSADFITASKGLWPDAAERAPLLPACPCMALPGGGLAHFLSVPWLEVSASRVRQLWLTGRNVDFLVPDAALQILRNNTQTVRHHWLEDGSAC